The following are from one region of the Paracoccus sp. S3-43 genome:
- the thiS gene encoding sulfur carrier protein ThiS, with product MRITINGTPRDVAATTLAGALAEADLTGRIATALNGDFIPAALRETTPLRDGDAIEALAPMQGG from the coding sequence ATGCGGATCACGATTAACGGCACCCCGCGCGATGTCGCGGCAACCACCCTGGCGGGCGCCCTGGCCGAGGCGGACCTGACCGGCCGCATCGCCACCGCGCTGAACGGCGATTTCATTCCTGCCGCCCTGCGCGAGACCACGCCCCTGCGCGACGGCGACGCCATCGAGGCCCTGGCGCCCATGCAGGGGGGCTAG